One window of Saccharopolyspora phatthalungensis genomic DNA carries:
- a CDS encoding alpha-ketoacid dehydrogenase subunit beta, with translation MVAPALKSPVAPVGTQTVTIAKALNMGLRASLERDPKVLVMGEDVGKLGGVFRITDGLQKDFGEHRVLDTPLAESGIIGTAIGLAIRGFRPVCEIQFDGFIFPGFDQLVSQLAKLHFRSQGKLKMPVVVRVPFGGGIGAVEHHSESPESLFAHVGGLKVVSCSNPVDAYWMLQQAIECDDPVLFFEPKRRYYEKSELDPTAPPIPLFSSRVVRVGSAVTVAAYGPMVRTCLDAATAAAEDGQELEVIDLRTLSPLDLDPVFDSVRRTGRLVLVSEAPAEASITSEIASRVQQECFYSLEAPVLRVTGFDTPYPPSKLEDSYLPDLDRVLDVVDRSLAY, from the coding sequence ATGGTCGCGCCAGCATTGAAAAGCCCGGTCGCCCCGGTAGGTACCCAGACGGTCACGATCGCCAAGGCGCTGAACATGGGCCTGCGCGCGTCGCTGGAGCGCGACCCGAAGGTCCTGGTGATGGGCGAGGACGTCGGCAAGCTCGGCGGCGTCTTCCGGATCACCGACGGCCTGCAGAAGGACTTCGGCGAGCACCGCGTGCTGGACACGCCACTGGCCGAGTCCGGGATCATCGGCACCGCCATCGGGCTGGCGATCCGCGGCTTCCGGCCGGTCTGCGAGATCCAGTTCGACGGGTTCATCTTCCCCGGTTTCGACCAGCTCGTGTCCCAGCTGGCCAAGCTGCACTTCCGCAGCCAGGGCAAGCTGAAGATGCCGGTCGTGGTGCGGGTGCCCTTCGGCGGCGGGATCGGTGCCGTCGAGCACCACTCCGAGTCGCCGGAATCGTTGTTCGCGCACGTCGGCGGCCTGAAGGTGGTGTCCTGCTCGAATCCGGTGGACGCCTACTGGATGTTGCAACAGGCCATCGAGTGCGACGATCCGGTGCTGTTCTTCGAGCCGAAGCGCCGCTACTACGAGAAGTCCGAGCTCGACCCGACCGCGCCGCCGATCCCGCTGTTCAGCTCGCGGGTGGTGCGCGTGGGCTCGGCGGTGACCGTGGCGGCGTACGGCCCGATGGTGCGCACCTGCCTCGACGCGGCGACCGCCGCCGCCGAAGACGGCCAGGAACTCGAGGTCATCGACCTGCGCACGCTGTCCCCGCTGGACCTGGACCCGGTGTTCGACTCGGTGCGCCGCACCGGTCGGTTGGTGCTGGTCAGCGAGGCGCCTGCGGAGGCATCCATCACCTCGGAAATCGCCAGCCGGGTGCAGCAGGAGTGCTTCTACTCGCTGGAGGCACCGGTGCTGCGCGTGACCGGCTTCGACACGCCCTATCCGCCGAGCAAGCTGGAGGACAGCTACCTGCCCGACCTCGACCGGGTGCTGGACGTAGTCGACCGTTCGTTGGCGTACTGA
- a CDS encoding GOLPH3/VPS74 family protein encodes MTALPLPEEFVLLLHKDNGSYYSTSEYTGAAELGELVLRHRIEFVGKRVQVRDAAPSGIGWLDECMAYLVKKAGAANKPVAAPRFVQYRRGVRKVHCAALAERGLMRCERKSALLFTYDKYFPDPAARQALIAEIRAVAREERELDNRTALLAALVHATGLVRVLGLERAERKRLKEISKGEQLGKTVEAVVAAATAAISAGGAVAATMSTSS; translated from the coding sequence ATGACGGCTTTGCCCCTGCCCGAAGAGTTCGTGTTGCTGCTCCACAAGGACAACGGCTCGTACTACTCGACGTCCGAATACACCGGCGCGGCGGAACTAGGTGAGCTGGTGCTGCGGCATCGGATCGAGTTCGTCGGCAAGAGGGTCCAGGTTCGCGACGCCGCACCGAGCGGCATCGGCTGGCTCGACGAGTGCATGGCCTACCTGGTCAAGAAGGCGGGCGCGGCGAACAAGCCGGTTGCCGCACCGCGATTCGTCCAGTACCGGCGGGGCGTGCGCAAGGTGCATTGCGCCGCGCTGGCGGAGCGGGGCTTGATGCGGTGCGAGCGCAAGTCGGCGCTGTTGTTCACGTACGACAAGTACTTCCCGGACCCGGCGGCGCGGCAGGCGTTGATCGCGGAAATCCGGGCGGTCGCCCGCGAGGAGCGCGAGCTCGACAACCGGACGGCGCTGCTCGCCGCCTTGGTGCACGCGACCGGGCTGGTTCGGGTGCTCGGCCTGGAGCGGGCCGAGCGCAAGCGCTTGAAGGAGATCAGCAAGGGCGAGCAGCTGGGCAAGACGGTGGAGGCCGTTGTCGCCGCTGCCACCGCGGCCATTTCCGCCGGTGGCGCCGTGGCAGCGACCATGAGTACGAGCAGCTGA
- a CDS encoding PspC domain-containing protein gives MTTYRMPLARPRDAAMIAGVCAGLAQRFGIKPFTVRLLFLLSCLLPGPQFVVYLALWVLIPKR, from the coding sequence ATGACGACGTACCGAATGCCCCTTGCCCGGCCGCGCGATGCGGCGATGATCGCGGGTGTGTGCGCCGGTTTGGCCCAGCGGTTCGGCATCAAGCCGTTTACCGTCCGCCTGCTGTTCCTGCTGTCCTGCCTGCTACCCGGCCCGCAGTTCGTGGTCTACCTCGCGCTCTGGGTGCTGATTCCGAAGCGCTGA
- a CDS encoding DUF6262 family protein: MTTTSTLGRVERACVQLHHDGHAVTFTAVAAHTGLGRTTLYRNPTLRAVIEEHRSRSATSGTLTSLTDEITTLRAALDALATRVRRHEEQLRRLTARND, encoded by the coding sequence ATGACCACCACCAGCACCCTGGGCCGCGTCGAACGCGCCTGCGTCCAGCTCCACCACGACGGCCACGCCGTCACCTTCACCGCCGTCGCCGCCCACACCGGGCTGGGCCGCACCACCCTCTACCGCAACCCAACCCTGCGCGCCGTCATCGAGGAACACCGATCTCGATCCGCCACCAGCGGCACCCTCACCAGCCTCACCGACGAGATCACCACCCTCCGCGCCGCCCTCGACGCCCTCGCCACCCGAGTACGCCGCCACGAAGAACAACTCCGACGCCTCACAGCTCGAAACGACTGA
- a CDS encoding GOLPH3/VPS74 family protein, whose protein sequence is MAEFSNPLALPDELTLLLHKDNGSYYVSTNPNTATAAAEVGELALRDRVELVGTAVRLVDDGSSGLPWMDRLLADFQAMSGRENHPVELSWWLPTHTNAFVTHRTVLVEHGLLRRERRKFLGVLPDDRYYPDRTVREALLTELHQVASNERPIDGRLALLSALVYRSGLIYVLGFDRAQRTRLKSIAETEDLSNTVGAAVAAMLVAITTVPAIIVSTGG, encoded by the coding sequence GTGGCCGAGTTCTCGAACCCACTCGCGCTGCCCGACGAGCTCACCCTCCTGCTGCACAAGGACAACGGCTCGTACTACGTCAGCACGAACCCGAACACGGCGACCGCCGCGGCCGAGGTCGGCGAATTGGCCCTGCGGGACCGCGTCGAGCTGGTGGGCACGGCGGTTCGCCTGGTCGACGACGGTTCGAGCGGGCTGCCGTGGATGGACCGGTTGCTGGCCGATTTCCAGGCGATGTCCGGGCGGGAGAACCACCCGGTCGAGCTGAGCTGGTGGTTGCCGACCCACACCAACGCCTTCGTGACGCACCGGACGGTGTTGGTCGAGCACGGGTTGCTGCGCCGGGAGCGCCGGAAGTTCCTGGGTGTGCTGCCGGACGACCGCTACTACCCGGATCGCACGGTCCGCGAGGCTTTGCTGACCGAGCTGCACCAGGTCGCTTCGAACGAGCGGCCGATCGACGGGCGGCTTGCGCTGCTGAGCGCGCTGGTCTACCGCAGCGGGCTCATCTACGTGCTCGGCTTCGACCGCGCGCAGCGGACCCGGTTGAAGTCGATCGCCGAGACCGAAGACCTGAGCAACACGGTCGGTGCCGCGGTCGCGGCGATGCTGGTGGCGATCACGACGGTTCCGGCGATCATCGTGTCAACAGGCGGTTGA
- a CDS encoding M20/M25/M40 family metallo-hydrolase, whose product MDRAAVAKAVDQAWDESVLPSLSELVKIPAISPAFDTGWAAAGHLDAAIEHLRAWISARDIPGANIEVLRLPERTPLLLVDIPASEGAPDETTLLYGHLDKQPPVGGWSEGLEPWTPVVRDGRLYGRGAADDGYAGYAAITAIESVRAHGGAHARCVVLLETGEESGSPDLPAYLEHLSERLGDVSLVVCLDSGAGDYDRLWLTNSLRGMAQLEVKVQVLDNGLHSGIASGIAPSSFRVLRQLLDRLEDSATGEILVSELNVPIPENRIAEARSAIEAAPGLVRNVVPWPDGLRPVDEDEVELALNSTWRPTLSVIGADGLPLPADAGNVLRPYTTVMLSFRLPPTADPEAAMRAIQERLTTDVPYGAKVTFGHTETGLGWHAPDPAAWLSTALDQASHEVFGAGWRTMGLGGSIPFMGLLHDAYPDAQFVVTGALGPDSNAHVPDESLHLAFAAKVTSAVAYVLDAHACR is encoded by the coding sequence GTGGATCGTGCAGCCGTAGCGAAAGCCGTTGACCAGGCATGGGACGAATCGGTCCTGCCCAGTCTGTCGGAGTTGGTGAAGATCCCGGCGATCTCGCCCGCCTTCGACACCGGATGGGCCGCCGCCGGGCACCTCGACGCCGCCATCGAACACCTGCGGGCGTGGATCTCGGCGCGGGACATCCCAGGCGCGAACATCGAGGTCCTGCGGCTGCCCGAACGCACCCCGCTGCTGTTGGTGGACATCCCGGCGAGCGAAGGTGCACCCGACGAGACGACGCTGCTGTATGGGCACCTCGACAAGCAGCCGCCGGTGGGCGGCTGGTCCGAGGGACTCGAGCCGTGGACGCCGGTGGTCCGCGACGGACGGCTGTATGGGCGCGGCGCCGCCGACGACGGCTACGCCGGGTATGCGGCGATCACGGCGATCGAGTCGGTCCGCGCGCACGGCGGCGCGCATGCACGCTGCGTGGTGCTGCTGGAGACCGGCGAGGAGTCCGGCAGCCCCGACCTGCCCGCCTACCTGGAGCACCTGTCCGAGCGGCTCGGCGACGTCTCGCTGGTGGTGTGCCTGGACTCCGGGGCCGGCGACTACGACCGGCTGTGGCTGACGAACTCGCTGCGCGGCATGGCGCAGCTTGAAGTCAAGGTGCAGGTGCTCGACAACGGCCTGCACTCGGGTATCGCCAGCGGCATCGCGCCCAGCTCGTTCCGGGTGCTGCGGCAGTTGCTGGACCGGCTGGAGGACTCCGCCACCGGCGAGATCCTGGTGTCCGAGCTGAACGTGCCGATCCCGGAGAACCGGATCGCCGAGGCGCGTTCGGCGATCGAGGCCGCGCCCGGGCTGGTGCGCAACGTGGTGCCGTGGCCGGATGGGCTGCGGCCGGTCGACGAGGACGAGGTCGAGCTCGCCCTGAACAGCACCTGGCGGCCGACGCTGTCGGTGATCGGCGCCGATGGGCTGCCGCTGCCCGCGGATGCGGGCAACGTGCTGCGGCCTTACACGACGGTGATGCTGAGCTTCCGGCTGCCGCCGACGGCTGACCCCGAGGCGGCGATGCGCGCGATCCAGGAGCGGCTGACCACCGACGTGCCGTACGGCGCGAAGGTGACCTTCGGGCACACCGAGACCGGGCTGGGTTGGCACGCGCCGGACCCCGCGGCTTGGCTCTCGACGGCGTTGGACCAGGCCAGCCACGAGGTGTTCGGGGCGGGTTGGCGGACGATGGGGCTCGGCGGCTCGATTCCGTTCATGGGCCTGCTGCACGACGCCTACCCGGACGCGCAGTTCGTGGTCACCGGGGCGCTGGGACCGGACAGCAACGCACACGTGCCGGACGAGTCGCTGCACCTCGCGTTCGCCGCCAAGGTCACCTCGGCCGTCGCCTACGTCCTCGACGCCCACGCTTGTCGCTGA
- a CDS encoding tyrosine-type recombinase/integrase: MAGTSVPLGIEAGLRLEERDGGWALAGPAASRFGLVDEYLAYLADRNYSPKTVRAYGYDVLAFCRWLVVEEQPLPEVTTEVLLRFLRACREATVAGRPGPNVVTLSGRRMDQYAPTTINRRLAAISGLFAFAAMRDPDVKNPVPRGKEARWLVAGERSGMLAHTVRRPKTRSSLRLREPRRLPTALSQSDAAELLASFHAWRDRAIAGLMLYCGLRSAEVLGLDVVDADIGGRWLRVVGKGQRERRVPLDADVASVIQVYLLAERPESASARLFLVAKGPNRGQPLTAAGLRTIFRYHRGLTGVVGGHPHALRHTFGTALAEAGVDLAVMQALLGHAHVDTTARYIHLAPAHVKAEFDAARDRIRSQ, from the coding sequence ATGGCTGGTACGTCTGTTCCTTTGGGTATCGAGGCCGGTCTTCGGCTTGAGGAACGGGACGGTGGCTGGGCGTTGGCCGGGCCGGCCGCGTCGCGGTTCGGGTTGGTGGATGAGTACCTGGCGTATTTGGCCGATCGGAACTATTCACCGAAGACCGTGCGTGCCTATGGATACGACGTGTTGGCGTTCTGCCGGTGGCTCGTCGTTGAGGAGCAGCCGTTGCCGGAGGTGACCACGGAGGTGTTGTTGCGGTTCTTGCGTGCCTGCCGGGAGGCTACGGTTGCGGGCAGGCCGGGGCCGAACGTGGTCACGTTGTCGGGCCGTCGGATGGATCAGTATGCCCCCACGACGATCAATCGGCGGTTGGCGGCGATCTCGGGTTTGTTCGCGTTCGCCGCGATGCGGGATCCGGACGTGAAAAACCCAGTCCCCAGAGGCAAGGAGGCCCGCTGGCTGGTAGCGGGTGAGCGCAGCGGGATGCTCGCGCACACCGTCCGTCGGCCGAAAACCCGTTCGTCGCTTCGGCTCCGGGAGCCTCGTCGTCTGCCCACGGCGCTGTCGCAGTCGGATGCGGCGGAGCTTCTGGCGAGTTTTCATGCGTGGCGGGACCGGGCGATCGCGGGCTTGATGCTGTATTGCGGGCTGCGTTCCGCCGAGGTGCTGGGCCTGGACGTCGTCGACGCCGATATCGGCGGCCGATGGCTGCGGGTGGTCGGTAAGGGCCAGCGGGAACGCCGGGTCCCGCTGGATGCCGACGTCGCTTCGGTGATCCAGGTGTATTTGCTGGCCGAGCGGCCCGAATCCGCAAGCGCCCGTCTGTTTCTCGTGGCCAAGGGGCCGAACCGGGGCCAGCCGTTGACTGCGGCCGGGTTGCGCACGATCTTCCGCTATCACCGTGGGCTTACCGGCGTCGTCGGCGGGCATCCTCACGCGCTGCGACACACCTTCGGCACCGCCCTGGCCGAAGCGGGGGTCGATCTCGCGGTGATGCAAGCGTTGCTCGGACACGCTCATGTCGACACCACCGCCCGTTACATCCATTTGGCTCCGGCGCATGTGAAAGCAGAATTCGATGCCGCTCGCGATCGCATCCGCTCCCAGTGA
- a CDS encoding tyrosine-type recombinase/integrase, giving the protein MPLAIASAPSDDLHAAYLDYLRRTGRGNTAYTGAARVFFQRWPDPGQWAVQPLETRLSAGSSTRPIITFLMLHRVLQPGYDYLLERKLSSIWREVKDSPLGPDLDRFMTAAAELGFTERVRFATGSQVPVRLLIQTGRSLDLLTMADLDEFRAACQERETRTGKGHRHYLASVSNAQRVLFYLGIVDELPRSGGPVPFADRLADLRPPIRETMIAYLERKRATCQPKTVSAFATRLKHFGVFLAEVDPGLGSIAELDRRKHIEPYLRSLVDAVNPKNDQPITVADRSRRVLALMGFLTDITEWDWPDAPPRKLIFRDDVPKLPHTLPRYLPLDVDRRLTAVLTEHPGNELAAAALRLQRSCGLRIGELLDLELDCVHEVPDHGSWLKIPLGKLETERMIPIDDDILDLIDHITAIRSHGRPMPHPRYRRRAQFLFTHHGRRLSQSAVRHELDRAAQSAGLDHLTPHQLRHTYATALVNAGVSLQALMALLGHVSAEMSLRYGRLFDTTVRAEYERALDLAKQQARTPTTGTISLPLADITGGADWKNTPLLKSRLAGGFCLRAPAQGACAYANICEHCPSFHTEPSSLPILAAQRVDAEALARDAEQRGWIAEAQRHQRLIARLDILINEAQAG; this is encoded by the coding sequence ATGCCGCTCGCGATCGCATCCGCTCCCAGTGATGATCTGCACGCCGCCTACTTGGACTACCTGCGGCGGACCGGACGCGGAAACACCGCCTACACGGGGGCGGCTCGGGTGTTCTTCCAGCGCTGGCCAGACCCCGGGCAGTGGGCGGTGCAGCCTTTGGAGACCCGCTTGTCGGCGGGAAGCTCGACCCGGCCGATCATCACGTTCCTGATGCTGCATCGGGTGCTGCAACCGGGCTATGACTATCTGCTGGAACGCAAGCTTTCCAGCATCTGGAGGGAGGTCAAGGATTCACCGCTGGGTCCGGATCTCGATCGGTTCATGACCGCGGCCGCCGAGCTCGGGTTCACCGAACGGGTCCGGTTCGCCACCGGTTCCCAAGTTCCGGTCCGGCTGCTGATCCAGACTGGACGGTCGCTGGATCTGCTCACCATGGCCGATCTGGACGAATTCCGGGCTGCGTGCCAGGAGCGGGAGACGCGAACTGGCAAGGGGCACAGGCACTATCTGGCGTCGGTCAGCAATGCCCAACGGGTGCTGTTTTACTTGGGAATCGTCGATGAACTGCCACGCTCGGGCGGGCCGGTCCCGTTCGCCGACCGGCTCGCCGACCTGCGGCCGCCGATCCGCGAGACGATGATCGCCTATCTGGAACGCAAGCGGGCGACCTGTCAGCCCAAAACGGTGTCGGCCTTCGCGACCCGGCTCAAGCACTTCGGGGTCTTCCTGGCCGAGGTCGATCCCGGACTCGGCTCCATCGCCGAGCTGGATCGCCGCAAGCACATCGAGCCCTACCTGAGGTCGCTGGTCGACGCGGTCAACCCGAAAAACGATCAGCCGATCACCGTCGCGGACCGATCCCGGCGAGTGCTCGCGCTGATGGGATTCCTGACCGATATCACCGAGTGGGACTGGCCCGACGCGCCACCCCGCAAGCTGATATTCCGCGACGATGTCCCCAAACTCCCGCACACGCTGCCCCGCTACCTGCCCCTCGACGTCGACCGCCGACTCACCGCAGTGCTGACCGAACACCCCGGCAACGAACTCGCCGCAGCCGCCCTGCGACTGCAACGCAGCTGCGGACTGCGGATCGGGGAACTGCTCGACCTCGAGCTCGACTGCGTCCACGAAGTCCCCGACCACGGCAGCTGGCTGAAAATCCCGCTCGGCAAACTGGAGACCGAGCGCATGATCCCCATCGATGACGACATCCTCGACCTAATCGACCACATCACCGCCATCCGCTCCCACGGACGGCCGATGCCGCACCCTCGCTACCGGCGCCGGGCCCAGTTCCTGTTCACCCACCACGGCCGACGCCTCTCCCAAAGCGCGGTCCGTCACGAACTCGACCGCGCCGCCCAGTCCGCGGGACTCGACCACCTCACCCCGCACCAGCTCCGCCACACCTACGCCACCGCCCTGGTCAACGCCGGCGTCTCACTCCAAGCACTGATGGCGCTACTTGGCCACGTCTCCGCCGAGATGAGCCTGCGCTACGGTCGGCTGTTCGACACCACCGTCCGAGCCGAATACGAACGAGCCCTCGACCTCGCCAAACAACAGGCCCGCACCCCCACCACCGGCACGATCAGCCTGCCACTGGCCGACATCACCGGCGGAGCCGACTGGAAGAACACCCCATTGCTCAAATCCCGTCTGGCCGGCGGGTTCTGCCTCCGCGCACCCGCCCAAGGCGCCTGCGCCTACGCCAACATCTGCGAGCATTGCCCCAGCTTCCACACCGAACCCAGCTCGCTGCCCATCCTGGCCGCCCAACGCGTCGACGCCGAAGCACTCGCCCGCGACGCCGAACAACGAGGCTGGATCGCCGAAGCCCAACGCCACCAACGACTCATCGCCCGACTCGACATTCTGATCAACGAGGCCCAAGCCGGATGA
- a CDS encoding glycosyltransferase family 87 protein, with translation MSTSSAPASPEPSPTPGKRASSAVDTDSLGPADRVAPTWTEPLAQRLSRPFGGRLGRHAQVGRQWFWTPLRVILLFAVLVLAAAWLFKAPCQVTYNTEGGPQLDWRNNRQYTAMCYTDIIPRYGMGDLAPDTAFPYKTPWLENRGTPQERVRYMEYPVLTGIFQWINARSADGWATLASFGWLPSGLTSVLYFNISAFWLAAAWLVTIWALVLLCRRRIWDAALAAVSPLVFVHAFTNFDTLATAFGTVGLLAWARRRPVLAGVLIGLGGAAKLYPLFFLGPLLILAWRAGKLPEALRSVLAAAVTWLAVNVPILVLYPVGWREFFRLNNERPADPDSLYNVLMHFTGWAGFDGPLPDGAMPTMLNSVSLAVFLVACLGIGWLALAAPTRPRLAQLCFLVVAAFLLTNKVWSPQYSLWLVPLAVLAIPRWRLLLTWMVIDAAVWAPRMYYYLGTGNKGLPEGWFLGAVVIRDAMVVALCVLIIQEILRPERDRVRAALVVRGEREPGAFDDPCGGVLDGARDRFVLPGIGHWGKEPSAPGR, from the coding sequence GTGTCCACCTCCAGCGCGCCCGCCAGCCCCGAACCATCGCCGACGCCCGGCAAGCGCGCGAGCTCGGCCGTGGACACCGACTCCCTGGGCCCCGCCGACCGGGTCGCACCCACCTGGACCGAGCCGCTGGCGCAGCGGCTCAGCCGCCCCTTCGGCGGTCGGCTCGGGCGGCACGCGCAGGTCGGGCGCCAGTGGTTCTGGACGCCCCTGCGGGTGATCCTGCTGTTCGCGGTGCTGGTGCTGGCCGCCGCATGGCTGTTCAAGGCGCCCTGCCAGGTCACCTACAACACCGAGGGCGGGCCGCAGCTGGACTGGCGGAACAACCGGCAGTACACGGCGATGTGCTACACCGACATCATCCCGCGCTACGGCATGGGTGATCTTGCGCCGGACACCGCGTTTCCGTACAAGACACCGTGGTTGGAGAACCGCGGCACCCCCCAGGAGCGGGTCCGGTACATGGAATACCCGGTGCTGACCGGGATTTTCCAGTGGATCAACGCACGCTCCGCCGACGGTTGGGCGACCCTGGCGAGCTTCGGCTGGCTGCCGTCCGGCCTGACGAGCGTGCTGTACTTCAACATCTCGGCGTTCTGGCTGGCCGCGGCCTGGCTGGTGACCATTTGGGCGCTGGTGCTGCTGTGCCGCAGACGAATCTGGGACGCCGCGCTGGCCGCCGTGTCGCCGCTCGTCTTCGTGCACGCCTTCACCAATTTCGACACCCTGGCCACGGCTTTCGGCACGGTCGGGCTGCTCGCGTGGGCGCGGCGCAGGCCGGTGCTGGCCGGCGTACTGATCGGGCTCGGGGGCGCGGCGAAGCTCTACCCGCTGTTCTTCCTCGGCCCGCTACTGATTCTGGCCTGGCGGGCCGGGAAGCTGCCGGAGGCGTTGCGCTCGGTGCTGGCCGCCGCGGTGACCTGGCTGGCCGTCAACGTGCCGATACTCGTGCTGTACCCGGTGGGATGGCGGGAGTTCTTCCGGCTCAATAACGAGCGACCCGCCGACCCGGACTCGCTGTACAACGTGCTCATGCACTTCACCGGCTGGGCGGGCTTCGACGGCCCGCTGCCGGACGGGGCCATGCCGACGATGCTCAACTCGGTCAGCCTCGCGGTGTTCCTGGTGGCCTGCCTCGGCATCGGCTGGCTAGCGCTGGCCGCGCCGACCCGGCCTCGGCTGGCGCAACTGTGCTTCCTGGTGGTGGCGGCGTTCCTGCTGACCAACAAGGTGTGGAGCCCGCAGTACTCGCTGTGGCTGGTGCCGCTGGCGGTACTGGCGATCCCGCGCTGGCGGCTGCTGCTGACCTGGATGGTCATCGACGCCGCGGTCTGGGCGCCGCGGATGTATTACTACCTCGGCACCGGCAACAAGGGGCTGCCGGAAGGCTGGTTCCTGGGCGCGGTCGTGATCCGTGATGCGATGGTGGTCGCGCTGTGCGTGTTGATCATCCAGGAGATCCTGCGGCCCGAGCGGGACAGGGTCCGCGCGGCGCTGGTCGTGCGGGGCGAGCGCGAGCCTGGCGCGTTCGATGACCCGTGCGGTGGGGTCTTGGACGGAGCACGAGACCGATTCGTGTTACCCGGCATAGGCCATTGGGGTAAGGAACCGTCCGCACCCGGGCGATGA
- a CDS encoding helix-turn-helix domain-containing protein produces the protein MRRDSSLTVEQRAAAIELFGDGWARKAVATRLGASVWAVGELYDRWRLRGGAALVSKPTKRAFSFEFKLKAVQRFLAGETKFDLAREFDLSSPKLIETWARIYRNEGEEGLRPKRRGRPPRPAEAGSGGESELQALRRENERLRAENAYLGKLRALRTREQRRK, from the coding sequence ATGCGTAGGGACAGTTCGTTGACCGTGGAGCAGCGTGCTGCGGCGATAGAGTTGTTCGGTGATGGTTGGGCGAGGAAGGCGGTCGCGACCAGGCTTGGGGCCTCGGTCTGGGCGGTCGGTGAGTTGTATGACCGGTGGCGGCTTCGTGGGGGTGCGGCACTGGTGAGTAAGCCGACCAAGCGTGCGTTCTCCTTCGAGTTCAAACTCAAGGCGGTGCAGCGGTTCCTCGCTGGTGAGACCAAGTTCGATCTGGCTCGTGAGTTCGATCTGTCCTCGCCGAAGCTGATCGAGACGTGGGCGCGGATCTACCGCAACGAGGGCGAGGAGGGGCTGCGCCCGAAACGCCGAGGCCGTCCACCCAGGCCCGCTGAGGCGGGCTCGGGCGGGGAAAGCGAGCTCCAGGCACTGCGCCGGGAGAACGAGCGGCTACGGGCGGAGAACGCCTACCTGGGAAAATTGCGTGCCCTGAGGACGCGGGAACAGCGGCGAAAGTAG
- the pdhA gene encoding pyruvate dehydrogenase (acetyl-transferring) E1 component subunit alpha, with amino-acid sequence MSPEQWTRPENEGTTGPPAATAAKPTREQVIAGLRATSEGGADLVQLLTPEGQRVEHPDFDIDIPDAELRDLYRDMVLVRRADREGNALQRQGQLGIWVPLLGQEAAQIGAGRAVRPQDMIFPSYREHGVAWCRGIDPTELLGVFRGTDHGSWDPNSTRFHLYTIVIGNQCLNATGYAMGQRFEGKVGDPDGEATMVFFGDGATSQGDVHEAMVWSAVYDAPLVFFCQNNQWAISEPVERQSRVPLYRRASGYGFPGIRVDGNDVLASLAVAKWALDECRQGNGPVLIEAFTYRMDAHTTSDDPTRYRLADEQEAWKLKDPIERLRVHLVREQIADQGFFDGIDAEADELAVRLRNFCFNMPEPPPTRIFSEVYAEETPQLVAQREDYLQYLAGFADEAIAGGVR; translated from the coding sequence ATGTCCCCTGAGCAATGGACGCGACCCGAGAACGAAGGCACCACCGGGCCCCCTGCCGCTACCGCAGCAAAACCCACACGGGAGCAGGTGATCGCCGGTTTGCGTGCGACGAGCGAGGGTGGGGCTGACCTGGTTCAGCTACTCACGCCAGAAGGTCAGCGGGTCGAGCACCCGGACTTCGACATCGACATCCCCGACGCGGAGTTGCGCGACCTGTACCGGGACATGGTATTGGTCCGTCGCGCCGACCGAGAAGGCAACGCACTGCAACGGCAGGGCCAGCTGGGCATCTGGGTTCCGCTGCTCGGTCAGGAAGCCGCCCAGATCGGCGCGGGCCGGGCGGTCCGGCCGCAGGACATGATCTTCCCAAGCTACCGGGAGCACGGCGTCGCCTGGTGCCGCGGTATCGACCCGACGGAGCTGCTGGGTGTCTTCCGCGGCACCGACCACGGCAGCTGGGACCCGAACAGCACCCGCTTCCACCTGTACACGATCGTCATCGGCAACCAGTGCCTGAACGCCACTGGTTACGCGATGGGCCAGCGCTTCGAGGGCAAGGTCGGCGACCCGGACGGCGAGGCCACCATGGTCTTCTTCGGCGACGGCGCCACCAGCCAGGGCGACGTGCACGAGGCGATGGTGTGGTCCGCCGTCTACGACGCCCCGCTGGTGTTCTTCTGCCAGAACAACCAGTGGGCGATCTCCGAACCGGTGGAACGCCAGTCCCGGGTGCCGCTTTACCGGCGCGCCAGCGGTTACGGCTTCCCGGGCATCCGGGTGGACGGAAATGACGTGCTGGCCAGCCTCGCGGTCGCCAAGTGGGCACTGGACGAGTGCCGCCAGGGCAACGGCCCGGTGCTGATCGAGGCGTTCACCTACCGGATGGACGCGCACACCACCTCCGACGACCCGACCCGCTACCGGCTGGCCGACGAGCAGGAGGCGTGGAAGCTCAAGGATCCGATCGAACGGCTGCGGGTGCATCTGGTCCGCGAGCAGATCGCCGACCAAGGCTTCTTCGACGGGATCGACGCCGAGGCCGACGAACTCGCCGTCCGGCTGCGCAACTTCTGCTTCAACATGCCCGAACCGCCCCCGACCCGGATCTTCTCCGAGGTTTACGCCGAGGAAACCCCGCAGCTGGTCGCCCAGCGCGAGGATTACCTGCAGTACCTGGCCGGCTTCGCCGACGAGGCGATCGCAGGAGGTGTGCGCTGA